In Paenibacillus sp. FSL M7-0420, a single genomic region encodes these proteins:
- a CDS encoding DUF1877 family protein yields MGMIGNYLDVHAELLQSIRTEEVSLHEIGPKLDIDKSWQALHYILNGGQEGNSSPLGAAVPLTSHYIGHYSDAEVFALEPDEVKLTAEALEGIEEAWLREHYPFRQMMEEGVYPLMEEDEAEEFFDYIYTYFKAIREFYQQASASASCVVFYIS; encoded by the coding sequence ATGGGGATGATCGGCAATTACCTGGATGTACATGCTGAATTGCTTCAGTCGATCCGGACGGAAGAAGTGAGCCTGCACGAAATCGGGCCCAAGCTGGATATCGATAAGTCCTGGCAAGCCCTGCATTATATACTGAATGGCGGACAGGAAGGCAATTCTTCGCCCCTGGGCGCTGCTGTCCCTCTGACCAGTCATTATATCGGTCACTATTCGGATGCCGAGGTGTTCGCCCTGGAACCGGATGAGGTGAAGCTGACTGCAGAGGCTCTGGAGGGAATAGAAGAAGCCTGGCTAAGGGAACACTACCCTTTCCGGCAGATGATGGAGGAAGGAGTCTACCCCCTTATGGAGGAGGATGAGGCGGAAGAATTCTTTGATTATATCTATACGTATTTCAAGGCCATCCGAGAGTTCTACCAGCAGGCAAGCGCGAGTGCATCCTGCGTTGTGTTCTATATTTCCTAG
- a CDS encoding class I SAM-dependent methyltransferase — translation MPTHPYVSRFFVNTDARRDKLVYDLPEAWWSRPYEYEWCTHFISPHDVVLDAACGISHPLKFYLAEHSAEVYACDKDARILSHEAMMQNIAEDIGAAAARQVEAGPVNRLHLAQADLTSLPYEDESFDTVFCISVLEHLSVQEAVLAVREFHRTLNGEGLLVLTFDHPTVNLPRMNEILLQAGFQYWGETDFNLPADAVRTDQWGGLSCFRAVLKKAQI, via the coding sequence ATGCCGACACATCCTTACGTCTCCCGTTTTTTTGTGAATACCGATGCACGCCGTGACAAGCTGGTTTATGATTTGCCGGAAGCCTGGTGGAGCCGTCCGTATGAATACGAATGGTGTACCCATTTCATCTCACCGCATGATGTGGTACTGGACGCAGCCTGCGGAATTTCACACCCGCTCAAATTCTATCTTGCCGAGCATAGCGCTGAGGTCTATGCCTGTGATAAGGATGCCCGGATTCTGTCGCATGAAGCGATGATGCAGAATATCGCCGAGGATATCGGAGCAGCTGCAGCCCGTCAGGTGGAGGCCGGACCTGTGAACAGGCTACACTTGGCCCAGGCTGATCTGACCTCACTGCCTTATGAGGATGAGAGCTTTGATACGGTTTTTTGTATCTCGGTGCTGGAGCATCTGTCTGTGCAGGAAGCGGTCCTGGCCGTCCGTGAGTTTCATAGAACGCTTAACGGAGAAGGACTGCTGGTGCTGACCTTTGATCATCCGACGGTCAACCTGCCGCGGATGAATGAGATTCTGCTCCAGGCTGGATTTCAGTATTGGGGCGAGACGGATTTCAATCTTCCGGCAGATGCCGTGCGTACAGACCAGTGGGGCGGCCTGAGCTGCTTCCGGGCAGTGCTGAAGAAGGCGCAAATCTAG
- a CDS encoding CPBP family intramembrane glutamic endopeptidase has protein sequence MGEFNARQHNQWLVQMVLGLVPFLVLGLALIAIFRWGEITPYVKSLFVPSGMSFLEVTLLGLIVGTIVVLISVGLIIKTKTVLPQSESTEHIRNIMRTPSGIAVSSLGGGMVEEFFFRGVLIGLFIGYSPILDGIVICISTFLFWIIHIPQYKGVYLAYGLVFINGLVFAVLFYFTDSLISSILAHAIYNLGIGIYFTQLTK, from the coding sequence TTGGGTGAATTCAATGCCCGGCAGCATAATCAATGGTTGGTCCAAATGGTGTTAGGTTTAGTGCCGTTTCTGGTTTTAGGCTTAGCACTCATTGCAATTTTCCGGTGGGGTGAAATCACTCCCTATGTGAAATCCTTATTTGTTCCAAGCGGGATGTCTTTTCTTGAAGTTACCTTGCTGGGTCTGATCGTCGGTACGATTGTAGTGCTTATCTCTGTGGGACTTATCATAAAAACCAAAACGGTGCTTCCGCAGTCGGAAAGTACGGAGCATATACGTAATATCATGAGAACTCCAAGCGGCATTGCCGTCAGTTCACTGGGGGGAGGAATGGTTGAAGAGTTTTTCTTCAGAGGAGTATTAATCGGATTGTTTATCGGTTATAGTCCTATCCTTGATGGAATTGTAATCTGCATAAGTACTTTTTTATTTTGGATTATTCATATCCCGCAGTATAAAGGAGTGTATTTGGCTTACGGATTAGTATTTATCAATGGCCTAGTATTTGCTGTATTGTTCTATTTTACGGATTCATTGATTTCTTCCATCCTCGCCCATGCTATTTATAATCTGGGTATAGGGATCTACTTTACGCAGCTTACCAAATAA
- a CDS encoding MerR family transcriptional regulator — MELTVGKFASAVNTTIRTLRYYEKIGLLVPAKKNDANQKIYARDDLKKFYNIQLLKSMGWPLIEIKQMLEETAYSFGEIVGMQEAVLLDKRNTINESLKMIARIKNVMNETGDLSNEDLMLLMNTIRLEEDQRMILQQYFSATTVDKIIPQNKRQQQAFDRLNKRLLSFFQASLHSGLRPDSQEVQRELEELFALIPVSRNELFHLDRPLDKPSEVFNALLPDDMAEFFGEAIQVFYNNQFEGMGE; from the coding sequence ATGGAGCTTACGGTGGGCAAATTCGCCAGCGCAGTCAACACGACGATAAGGACACTTAGATATTATGAGAAAATCGGGCTTCTTGTTCCTGCAAAGAAAAACGACGCTAATCAGAAAATTTATGCCAGAGATGACCTCAAGAAATTCTATAACATACAGTTGCTCAAGAGTATGGGCTGGCCGCTAATCGAAATCAAACAAATGCTTGAAGAGACCGCATATTCTTTTGGAGAAATCGTTGGAATGCAGGAGGCTGTGCTTCTGGATAAGCGAAATACAATAAACGAATCCTTGAAAATGATAGCCCGAATTAAGAATGTAATGAATGAAACGGGCGATTTAAGCAATGAAGATCTGATGTTGCTCATGAATACGATCCGGTTAGAAGAAGATCAAAGAATGATTTTACAACAATACTTCTCTGCAACCACGGTAGATAAAATCATCCCCCAAAACAAACGGCAACAGCAAGCCTTCGATCGATTAAACAAGAGGTTATTGTCTTTTTTTCAGGCTTCCCTTCACAGCGGACTGCGTCCTGATAGTCAAGAGGTACAACGAGAGCTAGAGGAACTGTTTGCCCTTATTCCGGTATCTAGGAACGAGCTTTTTCATTTAGACCGGCCCTTGGACAAACCATCGGAGGTTTTTAATGCTTTGTTGCCTGATGATATGGCTGAATTTTTCGGTGAAGCGATTCAGGTCTTTTATAACAACCAGTTTGAGGGAATGGGGGAATAG
- a CDS encoding carbohydrate ABC transporter permease produces MSSTTANIQSPEVRRKSAGRDKMVLSIIGYVTLTVLAIFCIFPFILVISSSLSEESAIIEKGFQIFPTAFSTEAYSLLFKYPAEMLRAYGVTISVTAIGTIVGLFLTSMTAYVLSRRDFKWRSRFSFFFFFTTLFSGGLVPWYLMIINYLHLKDTLLVLILPMMMNVFYIIVMKSFMSSIPDAITESAKIDGAGDFRIFMQLIVPLSKPALATIGLFIALAYWNDWYNALLFISKSELMPLQYYLYKMLGNMDGMRKAMMASGAVVNTDLPTESLKMAMTIVATGPILLAYPFIQKYFVTGLTIGAVKG; encoded by the coding sequence ATGAGTTCAACCACTGCTAATATTCAATCACCGGAAGTACGCAGAAAGTCTGCAGGCCGGGACAAAATGGTACTATCCATAATCGGATACGTAACCCTAACGGTACTGGCTATCTTCTGTATCTTCCCGTTCATTCTGGTGATCTCTTCCTCTCTGAGTGAAGAGAGCGCGATTATCGAGAAAGGGTTCCAGATCTTCCCGACCGCCTTCTCGACAGAGGCGTACAGCCTGCTGTTCAAGTATCCGGCTGAGATGCTCAGAGCGTATGGCGTGACGATCTCCGTTACAGCCATCGGTACTATTGTCGGATTGTTCCTGACGTCAATGACAGCCTACGTGCTGTCCCGGAGAGATTTCAAATGGCGCAGCCGCTTCTCCTTCTTCTTCTTCTTCACTACATTGTTCAGCGGCGGTCTGGTTCCATGGTATCTGATGATCATCAACTATCTGCATCTGAAGGATACGCTTCTGGTACTGATTCTGCCGATGATGATGAACGTCTTCTATATTATTGTCATGAAGTCCTTCATGAGCAGCATCCCGGATGCGATTACAGAATCTGCCAAAATTGACGGAGCCGGCGATTTCCGGATCTTCATGCAGCTGATTGTGCCGTTGTCCAAGCCCGCCCTGGCGACCATTGGTCTGTTCATTGCCTTGGCCTACTGGAATGACTGGTATAACGCATTGCTCTTCATCTCCAAGTCGGAGCTGATGCCGCTGCAGTATTATCTCTACAAAATGTTAGGCAATATGGATGGAATGCGTAAGGCGATGATGGCTTCCGGTGCGGTGGTCAACACGGACCTGCCAACCGAAAGTCTGAAGATGGCCATGACGATTGTGGCTACAGGGCCGATCCTGCTGGCGTATCCGTTCATCCAGAAGTATTTTGTAACAGGACTTACGATTGGCGCAGTCAAAGGATGA
- a CDS encoding CapA family protein encodes MILLLLVPAAGISAKGAAPQEEIRLTFAGDILLDGFVGDQIAKYGVDFPFAKVAPMLQKADLAFANLETPVSVRGTAASKTFAFRSKPAALAGLSKAGIDGVTIANNHILDYGRTAMLDTLIHLDKNNIGHTGAGANMDEAFKPYVKTVKGKRIAVLGTSRVLSDPSWYAGKNSPGAASAYTAEPLLSAIKKSAKDNDYTVVYIHWNQEFKDYPEAYARKLAKQMIDSGADIILGAHSHCLMGIEYYKHKPIYYSLGNFVFNRSTRGGDKTLHSMLVNFTINPSGVTSSITPVKIIGGQPNFMGDAYNKETIKKLNQLSFNAKIAASGAVSEKL; translated from the coding sequence ATGATTCTGCTTCTGCTGGTCCCTGCCGCGGGGATAAGCGCCAAGGGGGCTGCCCCGCAGGAGGAGATCCGCCTTACGTTTGCCGGGGATATTCTGCTGGACGGCTTTGTCGGCGACCAGATTGCCAAGTATGGCGTAGATTTCCCGTTCGCCAAGGTAGCACCTATGCTACAGAAGGCCGATCTTGCTTTTGCCAATCTGGAGACTCCAGTCTCGGTGCGCGGGACTGCAGCCAGCAAGACGTTCGCCTTCCGTTCCAAGCCGGCAGCACTCGCGGGATTAAGCAAAGCGGGGATTGACGGTGTCACCATAGCTAATAACCATATTCTGGATTACGGCCGGACCGCGATGCTGGACACGCTGATTCATCTGGATAAGAACAATATTGGACACACCGGTGCAGGTGCCAATATGGATGAAGCCTTCAAACCTTATGTCAAGACCGTCAAGGGCAAGCGGATCGCCGTTCTGGGTACAAGCCGTGTGCTGTCTGACCCTTCCTGGTATGCAGGCAAGAACAGCCCGGGAGCTGCCTCAGCCTATACGGCAGAGCCGCTGCTGAGTGCGATTAAGAAGTCTGCCAAGGATAATGATTATACGGTTGTATATATTCACTGGAATCAGGAATTCAAGGATTACCCGGAAGCGTATGCCCGGAAGCTGGCCAAGCAGATGATCGACAGCGGGGCAGATATCATCCTTGGCGCGCACAGTCATTGTCTGATGGGTATTGAATATTACAAGCATAAGCCGATCTATTATTCACTGGGTAACTTTGTATTCAACCGTTCTACACGGGGCGGAGACAAGACCCTGCATTCCATGCTGGTTAATTTCACCATTAACCCGTCAGGGGTGACCAGCAGCATTACTCCGGTCAAAATCATTGGCGGCCAGCCGAATTTCATGGGGGATGCCTACAATAAAGAGACCATCAAGAAGCTGAACCAGCTCTCCTTCAATGCGAAGATTGCAGCGAGCGGGGCAGTCAGTGAGAAGCTGTGA
- a CDS encoding ABC transporter permease, with product MKQKQHGFWDDVKKYRSLLLMLTPAVLFFLLFAYLPMSGIVLAFKQFDYTGGVFGSPWNGLDNFKFFIDSGDAWRVTRNTALYNIAFIVVNNVLQIFAAILLFEVAGKWFRKLTQTVLFLPYFISWVVVGAIAYNLFNFDVGTVNVLLKGLGMQPIDIYNTAAYWPFILVVVSAWKTLGYGTIMYLAAITSIDTEMYEAAEIDGANIFQRIMKITVPNLMPTVIILVLLAIGNIFRGDFGMFYNMVGNNGLLFSSTDVIDTFVFRSLTTSNEIGMSAAAGFYQSLLGFATIMLANYAVRRYDKDRALF from the coding sequence ATGAAACAGAAACAACACGGATTCTGGGATGACGTCAAGAAATACAGATCCTTGCTTCTTATGCTGACACCGGCAGTATTGTTCTTTCTGCTATTTGCTTATCTGCCCATGTCGGGCATAGTGCTGGCATTCAAGCAATTTGATTATACGGGCGGGGTATTCGGCAGTCCGTGGAACGGGCTGGATAACTTCAAATTCTTCATAGATTCCGGTGACGCCTGGCGCGTAACCCGAAATACAGCGCTATATAATATCGCATTCATCGTTGTGAACAACGTCCTTCAGATCTTCGCAGCGATCCTGCTGTTCGAGGTAGCGGGCAAATGGTTCCGCAAGCTGACCCAAACGGTATTGTTCCTGCCTTATTTCATCTCCTGGGTTGTTGTGGGCGCGATTGCGTACAATCTGTTCAACTTCGATGTAGGTACGGTCAATGTGCTGCTGAAGGGACTGGGGATGCAGCCAATCGATATTTATAATACGGCAGCCTACTGGCCGTTCATTCTGGTCGTCGTATCTGCGTGGAAGACACTGGGTTACGGAACGATCATGTATCTGGCCGCGATTACCAGCATTGACACCGAGATGTATGAAGCCGCTGAAATTGACGGCGCGAATATATTCCAGCGTATTATGAAAATTACGGTTCCGAACCTGATGCCGACCGTCATCATTCTGGTGCTGCTGGCGATCGGTAATATCTTCCGCGGAGACTTCGGGATGTTCTACAATATGGTCGGCAACAACGGCCTGCTGTTCTCATCCACAGACGTAATCGACACCTTCGTCTTCCGCTCGCTGACCACATCCAATGAAATCGGAATGTCTGCGGCAGCCGGCTTCTACCAATCTCTGCTCGGCTTCGCAACTATCATGCTGGCCAACTATGCAGTACGCCGATACGACAAGGATCGCGCTCTATTCTAG
- a CDS encoding SDR family oxidoreductase, producing MKVLFIGGTGLISQAVSRLAVERGIELYLFNRGERSSFVPQGAQVIHGDIRDKEQAAEALKGYDFDVVVDWIAFTSEHVQTDIDLFTGKTRQYIYISSASAYQKPQRNYLITEETPLVNPYWQYSRDKIASEELLLEAYQSSGFPVTIVRPSHTYGDTAIPAALTSWSHPWSLVERIRKGQPLVIHGDGTSLWTLTHNTDFAKGFVGLLGLQEAIGEAVHITSDEVLNWNQIYAAIGEAAGREPKVVHMSTDFIAANTPAGTADGLIGDQAVSSVFDNSKIKRLVPDFQATLPFAEGVKRSVAWFEARPERCTSDHDWSKMLDGLIAKHGVDAKLLSYYV from the coding sequence GAACGGGGAATAGAACTGTATCTGTTCAACCGTGGAGAGCGCAGCAGCTTCGTGCCGCAGGGCGCACAGGTGATACACGGTGATATCCGGGACAAGGAGCAGGCCGCCGAGGCGTTGAAGGGGTATGACTTCGATGTTGTAGTCGACTGGATTGCCTTCACGTCGGAGCATGTGCAGACGGATATTGACCTGTTCACAGGCAAGACGCGGCAATATATCTATATCAGCTCGGCTTCCGCGTATCAGAAGCCGCAGCGTAATTATCTGATTACCGAAGAGACTCCGCTGGTGAACCCCTACTGGCAGTATTCCCGGGACAAGATTGCTTCCGAGGAGCTGCTTCTGGAAGCGTACCAGAGCAGCGGCTTCCCGGTGACGATTGTCCGTCCCTCCCATACTTACGGAGATACAGCCATTCCGGCGGCGCTGACCAGCTGGAGCCATCCATGGTCCCTGGTAGAACGCATCCGCAAGGGACAGCCGCTCGTCATTCATGGCGATGGCACCTCGCTTTGGACATTGACGCATAATACGGATTTTGCCAAAGGCTTCGTTGGTCTCCTGGGACTCCAGGAGGCGATTGGAGAAGCGGTTCATATTACCTCGGATGAGGTGCTGAACTGGAATCAGATCTATGCGGCCATCGGGGAGGCAGCCGGCCGTGAGCCGAAGGTTGTACACATGTCTACGGACTTCATCGCTGCGAATACTCCGGCCGGAACCGCAGACGGGCTGATCGGGGATCAGGCGGTCAGCAGTGTGTTCGACAACAGCAAGATCAAACGACTGGTGCCTGACTTCCAGGCTACCCTGCCGTTCGCGGAAGGGGTGAAGCGGTCGGTGGCCTGGTTCGAAGCCAGGCCGGAACGCTGCACCTCAGACCATGACTGGTCCAAGATGCTGGACGGATTGATCGCTAAGCACGGAGTTGATGCGAAGCTTCTCAGCTATTATGTATAA
- a CDS encoding response regulator: MSINVLLVDDEAIDLEWLRRRVLASPLDLAVVGTANSGFNALKIMEQERVDIILSDIRMPIMTGTEFARRAKVIHPKVKIVFISGHEDFSYAKEAIEINASGYLLKPVEDKDLYDMLESLSAALEQEREKNRSFTEALSLVNKELILRWFEDASPEPAEQHLRSALNPLLMKGAAAAIIEIDDLEWKMRDLSEEDARVKTRQMAGLIRAFVESTQLGTLIPVHHHRFVILCSLPQDSFLSLLDELIKQMAGSSPCTLTIGVGRYAQDEAGLHESYQQATAALSAKWLLGKNRLIRDNLESSPRGTPGARIEQTVVQLLEAIIQYDLVAIDDHLLELFTNAGKKDVYELIIRITSKLHADLQQQNENLYELLQWESHQPDILFQFETIHDILSWMRRRFFELSELLYVKRQRQKRKLIDEIMNYVEENLEKKITLKEVAAHFDFTPNYLGFLFKEEYGVPFSEYVNERKTGRVFELLGDPTLKIYEIAERMGYKNIIYFNRQFKQITGMTPGEYRKKQKI, encoded by the coding sequence ATGAGTATCAATGTATTGCTGGTTGACGATGAAGCGATTGATCTGGAATGGCTGCGGCGCAGAGTGCTGGCCAGCCCGCTGGATCTTGCAGTGGTAGGAACGGCGAACAGCGGCTTCAATGCGCTTAAGATCATGGAACAGGAGCGGGTGGATATCATCCTGTCCGATATACGGATGCCCATTATGACGGGGACGGAATTCGCGCGCCGGGCGAAGGTAATCCATCCAAAGGTCAAAATTGTCTTCATCAGCGGCCATGAGGATTTCAGCTATGCCAAGGAAGCGATTGAGATCAATGCCTCAGGTTATTTATTGAAGCCTGTGGAAGACAAGGATCTCTACGACATGCTGGAATCTCTGTCTGCTGCTCTGGAGCAGGAACGGGAGAAGAACCGCTCCTTCACAGAGGCACTGTCTCTGGTGAACAAGGAGCTGATTCTGCGCTGGTTCGAGGATGCATCACCTGAGCCGGCGGAGCAGCATCTGCGCAGTGCCCTGAATCCGCTGCTCATGAAGGGGGCGGCTGCAGCAATTATTGAGATCGATGATCTGGAATGGAAAATGCGCGACCTGTCTGAGGAGGATGCGCGTGTCAAGACGCGGCAGATGGCCGGACTGATTAGAGCATTCGTAGAGAGCACCCAGCTGGGAACACTGATCCCCGTCCATCATCACCGGTTCGTCATTCTGTGCAGCCTTCCGCAGGACAGCTTCCTCAGTCTGCTGGACGAGCTGATTAAGCAGATGGCCGGGAGCTCACCCTGCACCTTAACCATCGGGGTCGGGCGCTACGCCCAGGATGAGGCGGGGCTGCATGAATCCTATCAGCAGGCAACGGCTGCACTCAGTGCGAAGTGGCTGCTGGGCAAGAACCGGCTGATCCGCGATAATCTGGAGTCCTCCCCGCGCGGGACGCCGGGGGCAAGGATTGAACAGACCGTTGTGCAGCTGCTGGAGGCTATCATCCAGTACGATCTGGTGGCGATTGACGATCATCTGCTGGAGCTGTTCACGAATGCCGGCAAGAAGGATGTCTATGAGCTGATTATCCGGATCACCTCCAAGCTGCATGCGGACCTGCAGCAGCAGAATGAGAATCTGTATGAGCTGCTCCAGTGGGAGTCCCATCAGCCGGACATCCTGTTCCAGTTCGAGACAATTCACGATATCCTGTCGTGGATGAGGCGGAGATTCTTCGAGCTGTCGGAGCTGCTGTATGTGAAGCGGCAGCGGCAGAAGCGCAAGCTGATCGACGAGATTATGAATTATGTGGAGGAGAATCTGGAGAAGAAGATCACGCTGAAGGAGGTAGCCGCCCACTTCGACTTCACCCCGAATTATCTGGGCTTCCTGTTCAAGGAAGAGTATGGGGTTCCCTTCAGCGAGTATGTTAACGAACGCAAGACAGGCAGAGTGTTCGAGCTGCTCGGTGATCCAACGCTTAAGATCTATGAGATAGCCGAACGGATGGGCTATAAGAATATTATCTATTTCAACCGGCAGTTCAAGCAGATCACCGGCATGACGCCTGGGGAATACCGCAAGAAGCAGAAAATCTAA
- a CDS encoding sensor histidine kinase produces MMPKLKKYMPFTYKMMIPYLLLVLLTDVFIGYISYSMLTDSRTEMAESNIRTGMEQSRNNIRYQMDEIQRMSDNLFGSQPFQRALELKGTPFEIYLTMLDEIIPQITAPLQLFGNKIRFMLYTPNPDLNIVSGDNLDEPIITSDYYILPLNDIAGSEWYRSLKDSKRDNLWLQIDTDQKLGNLSHVRRLVNFSDYKSLIGYVRITVSLEDLFGGFDTFPLEEGITLRLVEESTGDVLFQRGPANNSSGEENFLRLQEQIPGSNFMIEAMVPHKYLTQDAGRLRRVIIAVCSLSFLVMTLIGYVVARISGRKMSRIVGLVRSFQDGNFQKRIRFSGNDEFVQIADSFNDMASNIQGLINSVYVQGIQKKQAELEALQAQINPHFLYNTLSTISSLANLGEIGKVTEMVQGLSRFYRLTLNQGNVYIELEKELDQVATYLEIQRVKYADAFTLHVDVDEEILHMQVIKLLLQPFVENIFKHAWFGETIAIRLTGKRVGDNIELKVIDNGIGMRPEVVKRMMQGPGQSGGYGVKNVDERIKLRYGDAYGVSIASFYGGGTTVRLLLPAGLQGHEEL; encoded by the coding sequence ATGATGCCCAAGCTTAAGAAGTACATGCCTTTCACCTATAAAATGATGATTCCTTATCTGCTGCTGGTTCTCCTCACGGATGTGTTCATCGGCTATATCTCCTATTCCATGCTGACGGATTCCAGGACAGAGATGGCCGAGTCCAACATCCGCACAGGCATGGAGCAGTCGAGGAACAATATCCGCTATCAGATGGATGAAATACAGCGGATGTCGGACAACCTGTTCGGCAGCCAGCCGTTCCAGCGTGCGCTTGAGCTGAAGGGGACGCCGTTTGAGATCTATCTGACGATGCTTGACGAGATTATACCCCAGATTACCGCGCCGCTGCAGTTGTTCGGGAACAAGATCCGCTTCATGCTCTACACCCCGAACCCAGATCTGAACATTGTGTCCGGGGATAATCTGGATGAGCCGATCATTACCAGCGATTACTATATACTGCCACTGAATGATATTGCCGGCAGTGAATGGTACCGGTCGCTCAAGGATTCCAAGCGTGATAATCTGTGGCTGCAGATTGATACGGACCAGAAGCTGGGCAACCTCTCACATGTGCGCAGACTCGTCAACTTCAGTGATTACAAGTCGCTGATCGGTTATGTGCGGATTACGGTATCGCTGGAGGACCTGTTCGGCGGCTTCGACACCTTCCCGCTGGAGGAAGGAATTACGCTGCGGCTGGTGGAGGAGAGCACCGGGGACGTTCTGTTCCAGCGGGGGCCTGCCAATAACAGCAGCGGAGAGGAGAATTTCCTCAGGCTGCAGGAACAGATTCCGGGCAGTAACTTCATGATTGAAGCGATGGTTCCGCATAAATATCTGACCCAGGATGCCGGACGCCTGCGCCGTGTGATTATCGCGGTCTGCAGTCTGAGCTTCCTGGTGATGACCTTGATCGGTTATGTTGTGGCACGGATATCGGGACGCAAAATGAGCCGGATCGTAGGTCTGGTGCGTTCCTTCCAGGACGGGAACTTCCAGAAGCGCATCCGCTTCTCCGGCAATGATGAATTCGTGCAGATCGCAGATTCCTTCAATGATATGGCCTCCAACATCCAGGGGCTGATCAACAGCGTGTATGTGCAGGGAATCCAGAAGAAGCAGGCGGAGCTGGAAGCCCTGCAGGCACAGATCAATCCGCATTTTCTATATAATACGCTCTCTACGATCAGCAGCTTGGCCAATCTTGGCGAGATCGGCAAGGTCACGGAGATGGTCCAGGGGCTGTCCCGGTTCTACCGGCTGACGCTCAATCAGGGCAATGTCTATATTGAACTGGAGAAGGAGCTGGACCAGGTGGCTACTTACTTGGAGATCCAGCGGGTCAAATATGCGGATGCCTTCACGCTGCACGTGGATGTGGACGAGGAGATTCTGCATATGCAGGTGATTAAGCTGCTGCTTCAGCCTTTTGTCGAGAATATATTCAAGCACGCCTGGTTCGGGGAGACCATCGCCATCCGGCTGACCGGCAAGCGGGTGGGGGACAATATTGAGCTCAAGGTAATCGATAACGGGATTGGCATGCGTCCTGAAGTGGTTAAGCGTATGATGCAGGGGCCGGGCCAGTCAGGCGGTTACGGTGTGAAAAATGTGGATGAGCGGATCAAGCTCAGATACGGCGATGCTTACGGGGTGAGCATTGCCAGCTTCTATGGAGGCGGGACAACCGTGCGGCTGCTGCTTCCCGCCGGACTTCAGGGACATGAAGAGCTGTAA